A window of the Lates calcarifer isolate ASB-BC8 linkage group LG18, TLL_Latcal_v3, whole genome shotgun sequence genome harbors these coding sequences:
- the tmem168a gene encoding transmembrane protein 168-A — MAREEEEEELIVDGPKEVDMFTSVRCLGYLSSINLLVAVCVGMYVRWEVTSEPMILVIFILGLFVLGIASILHYYFAMEKASLSLFHLWFGFLLGLLCFLSSPALVSNVKELVANYLLLASVIMKTVWAVTERVCSSIRYKPTLLTSAELLQLLGFGIASTTMHLHMSVAIIGLVVALGALIVDLRMKSLLALPNLVCFALVTSLVFFQALGITANPYALGCYLGRLLCEPVLDVYFSGLGPSDRWMPVLSLGKVWRRLSLLPLSVTELAFFVLAALKLGHLELWYLVIPGFCLFGLFWSICHIILLITIWGFHTKLSECQKTWRAQRSSSRSLDQVMASRGIRHFCLISERLVFFSLLSTGILGAVSWQPSNGLFLSALLVVLPLESLTHGLFHELGSCLGGTCVGYALVIPTAYTSPDGQPILLPPEQVQQLNQRSTGMLNNVQRLFSHHMIQTFGCDYSTSGITLEALQTKLRDFLERRTVDGPRHDTYLIFYSGHTHKGTGAWALAGGESLHLAQLLELWKEKNAGHCSRLILVLDTENSLPWVKEVRRVDGIYIAVQGAELSTTRVDPEAGDIPLLGDFTSEWVEFNCNPDSDTQWSEKGRTVTAIYSVSKRWSDYTLHLPTGSDVAKHWKTHFPKATYPMVHLSNWCCGLNLFWLCSVCLRCFRRCKLAWFPPAVLDTGQGIKLVHS; from the exons ATGGCTcgggaggaagaggaggaggagctgatcGTCGATGGACCCAAGGAGGTGGACATGTTTACATCAGTGCGATGCCTGGGTTACCTGTCCAGCATCAACCTTCTTGTGGCAGTATGCGTTGGCATGTATGTACGCTGGGAGGTGACAAGTGAACCGATGATTCTGGTCATCTTCATCCTGGGCCTCTTTGTCCTGGGGATAGCCAGCATTCTTCATTACTACTTTGCTATGGAGAAAGCCAGTCTCAGCTTATTCCATTTGTGGTTTGGCTTTCTGCTTGGTCTTCTGTGCTTCCTCAGCAGCCCTGCCTTGGTTTCAAATGTCAAGGAACTGGTCGCCAACTATCTCCTCCTAGCAAGTGTAATCATGAAAACAGTATGGGCTGTAACTGAGCGAGTGTGCAGCTCCATACGTTACAAACCCACTTTGTTAACAtcagctgagctgctgcagctcctgggATTTGGCATTGCCAGCACCACCATGCATCTTCACATGTCAGTGGCCATAATCGGCTTGGTGGTGGCCCTGGGAGCTCTCATTGTGGACCTGAGGATGAAATCCCTCCTGGCTTTGCCCAACCTGGTCTGTTTTGCCTTGGTCACATCTCTTGTGTTTTTCCAGGCCTTAGGCATCACAGCCAACCCTTATGCCTTAGGCTGCTATCTGGGCAGGCTACTGTGTGAGCCTGTGCTGGATGTGTACTTCAGTGGGCTTGGGCCCAGCGACCGCTGGATGCCAGTGCTCTCTCTGGGGAAGGTGTGGAGGAGGttgtctctgctgcctctgagTGTGACTGAGCTGGCCTTCTTTGTCCTGGCTGCCTTAAAG CTGGGCCACTTGGAGCTGTGGTATCTGGTGATCCCAGGTTTCTGCCTGTTTGGCCTTTTCTGGTCCATTTGCCACATAATTCTGCTGATAACAATTTGGGGGTTTCACACCAAGCTGAGTGAGTGTCAGAAGACCTGGCGGGCCCAGCGGTCCAGTAGCCGCAGCCTGGACCAAGTGATGGCCTCCAGGGGCATCCGACACTTCTGCCTCATTTCAGAGCGACTGGTGTTCTTTAGTCTGCTGTCAACAGGCATACTGGGGGCTGTGTCCTGGCAG CCCTCCAACGGCCTCTTTCTCAGCGCTCTGCTGGTGGTCCTGCCTTTGGAGTCCCTGACCCACGGCTTGTTCCATGAGTTGGGGAGCTGCCTGGGGGGAACCTGTGTTGGCTACGCCCTGGTCATACCAACTGCTTACACCAG TCCCGATGGCCAACCCATTCTCCTACCACCGGAGCaggtgcagcagctgaaccagcgTTCCACAGGTATGCTGAACAACGTGCAGCGCCTCTTCTCCCACCACATGATCCAGACATTCGGCTGCGACTACTCCACCAGCGGCATCACTCTGGAGGCCCTGCAGACCAAGCTGCGTGACTTCCTGGAGCGTCGCACTGTGGACGGGCCCCGTCACGACACCTACCTGATTTTCTACAGTGGGCACACGCACAAAGGCACCGGGGCGTGGGCTCTGGCAG GAGGTGAGAGCCTCCACCTGGCCCAGCTACTGGAGCTGTGGAAGGAGAAGAACGCCGGCCACTGCTCCCGTCTCATCCTCGTCCTGGACACTGAGAACTCCCTCCCCTGGGTCAAGGAGGTGCGCAGGGTGGATGGGATCTACATAGCAGTGCAGGGGGCCGAGCTGTCCACCACCAGGGTTGACCCAGAGGCTGGAGACATCCCCCTGCTGGGTGACTTCACTTCTGAATGGGTGGAGTTCAACTGCAACCCAGACAGCGACACCCAGTGGTCGGAAAAGGGGAGGACTGTGACGGCCATCTACAGCGTGTCCAAACGCTGGAGCGACTACACGCTCCACCTGCCCACCGGAAGTGATGTTGCCAAGCACTGGAAGACCCATTTTCCCAAGGCTACGTATCCCATGGTGCACCTGTCCAACTGGTGCTGTGGTCTTAACCTGTTCTGGttatgcagtgtgtgtctgcgctGCTTCAGGAGGTGTAAACTAGCCTGGTTCCCACCCGCTGTACTGGACACTGGGCAGGGCATTAAACTGGTGCATTCATAG